DNA sequence from the Candidatus Woesearchaeota archaeon genome:
CAAAATCCAAAAGGATGAAATTCTTCCCCCCGCTATTCTTTTTTCAGCCTTTCCACGATCTCTTCTGCAACACCATCGATCTCATAATCTTCACCAAGATCCAGGATTACATCAGCATACTTCCTGTAAAGCGGCAGCCTTTCCTCAAAAAGCTTCTTTAATCCTTTCCCCTTCAGCCCGACTATTCCTCTTATAAAACGATTTGGCACTCTATCAACTGTCTTGAAAGGGGCATTCATGAATACAACAGCAGACATTCTCTTCAAAAAATCCATTGCCCTGTCAGAATAAGCAGCGCTGCCTCCTGGTGAAATTACGCAGTTATTCAGCTTGCCCAGACCCAGAATTGCTTTTTCTTCAATCTTCATAAACTCCTCATCTCCAAATTTGTCAATTATCTGCTGCAGCTTCAGGCCGGAATTATTTTCAATTATTTCACCAACATCTATAAAATTGTAATTAAGCTTTTTTGCCAGCGCGCTCCCCACTTTGCTCTTTCCGACTCCCGCCATTCCGATCAAAGTTATGTTCATTTCGTATCTTTTCTAAAACAAGATATTTAAATTTATTGTATCCTATCACATAATAAAAAACTATTTAAACACTTGCCCTTATCCTCACTTATGATAATCTGCGGTGTTGAAGAGGCTGGGCGCGGCCCTGTTATAGGCCCCATGGTTATGTGCGGCCTGGCTGTTGATGAAAACAAGCTTCAGCGATTAAAGGATATTGGTGTAAAGGACTCAAAGCTTCTTTCGCCTCATGAAAGAAACCATCTCTTTGATAAAATTCTTGAGCTTGCAGACAGCTGCGAAATAACAGTAATCCCTCCTGAAGAAATAGACCGCGCAGTAGGAAGGGAAGAAGACATCAATTTGAACTGGCTCGAAGCAAGAAAAACTGCCGATATGATCAACAAAATATCCCCTGACAAGGTCTACCTGGACTGCCCTTCGCCTAATTGTGAGAAATACAAAGAGTACATTAAAAAATTATTAAAAAATAAAGCGCCTGAAATCATAGCGGAGCACAAGGCAGATGTCAACTATCCGATTGTCGGAGCAGCATCAATAATTGCAAAAGTAACAAGAGACAAGGAGATAGACGCCTTAAAAAAGAGATTCAAGGTTGATTTTGGCTCAGGCTACCCTGCAGATCCATTTACAGCCCAATTCCTTAAGGAAAACTA
Encoded proteins:
- a CDS encoding (d)CMP kinase, with translation MNITLIGMAGVGKSKVGSALAKKLNYNFIDVGEIIENNSGLKLQQIIDKFGDEEFMKIEEKAILGLGKLNNCVISPGGSAAYSDRAMDFLKRMSAVVFMNAPFKTVDRVPNRFIRGIVGLKGKGLKKLFEERLPLYRKYADVILDLGEDYEIDGVAEEIVERLKKE
- a CDS encoding ribonuclease HII gives rise to the protein MIICGVEEAGRGPVIGPMVMCGLAVDENKLQRLKDIGVKDSKLLSPHERNHLFDKILELADSCEITVIPPEEIDRAVGREEDINLNWLEARKTADMINKISPDKVYLDCPSPNCEKYKEYIKKLLKNKAPEIIAEHKADVNYPIVGAASIIAKVTRDKEIDALKKRFKVDFGSGYPADPFTAQFLKENYAKYPFFRKSWSCYKDAAAQKNQKKLFEFRG